One genomic segment of Lewinellaceae bacterium includes these proteins:
- the yidD gene encoding membrane protein insertion efficiency factor YidD yields MFKKIFIFPIRMYQLLISPWLGQNCRYTPTCSHYTVEAIQEWGVIKGMWLGMKRISRCHPWGGHGYDPVPKKEGAATSSRTFNAQRDDDNRL; encoded by the coding sequence ATGTTCAAGAAAATATTCATTTTCCCGATCCGGATGTATCAATTGCTGATATCTCCCTGGCTGGGTCAGAATTGCCGGTATACGCCTACCTGTTCACATTATACTGTTGAAGCTATCCAGGAGTGGGGTGTAATTAAAGGGATGTGGCTGGGGATGAAACGGATATCGCGATGTCATCCATGGGGTGGTCACGGTTATGATCCGGTACCAAAAAAAGAAGGTGCAGCTACTTCAAGCCGCACCTTTAACGCCCAAAGAGATGATGATAACCGCTTATAA
- a CDS encoding HupE/UreJ family protein has translation MESAFLFYLRLGLDHIADIHAYDHIVFIIALCAIYSLNQWRQVAILVTAFTIGHSITLALAALSVIKVPSALIEFLIPVTIFITSVYNIARKPSSQDVHRITLNYFMALFFGLIHGMGFSNYFRSLMGQEESVVKPLFAFNVGIEVGQLMIVSVILLLSYLFLNRLQVNKKDWTQVISGATAGIAFILMLETFEALIGN, from the coding sequence GTGGAAAGTGCATTTTTGTTTTACTTACGGTTAGGTCTTGATCACATCGCGGATATCCACGCTTACGACCACATCGTATTTATCATAGCACTTTGTGCCATCTACAGTCTTAATCAATGGAGGCAGGTGGCCATCCTGGTTACCGCATTCACGATAGGCCACTCCATCACCCTGGCTTTGGCTGCACTCAGTGTCATCAAGGTCCCCAGTGCTTTGATCGAATTCCTGATCCCGGTAACCATTTTCATCACCAGTGTTTACAACATAGCCCGCAAACCCAGTTCACAAGATGTCCATCGGATTACATTGAATTATTTTATGGCTCTTTTCTTTGGGCTGATTCATGGGATGGGTTTCTCCAACTATTTCCGGAGCTTAATGGGCCAGGAAGAGAGTGTGGTAAAACCACTTTTCGCATTCAATGTGGGTATCGAAGTAGGTCAGCTGATGATCGTGAGTGTAATCTTGTTATTGTCCTATCTGTTCCTTAACCGATTGCAGGTCAATAAAAAAGACTGGACGCAGGTGATCTCCGGAGCCACCGCCGGCATTGCGTTTATCCTGATGCTGGAGACCTTTGAAGCTTTGATTGGAAACTAA
- a CDS encoding alcohol dehydrogenase catalytic domain-containing protein, with translation MRALTLHRPEDIHFESVPDPEILDPGDVIVQVTDTAICGSDLHVYFGREKGLDAGTTMGHEFTGIIVARGKGVTTLREGMRVISPFTTSCGTCYYCRIGLTARCTRGQLFGWVAAGNGLQGGQAELVRVPLAESTLIPVPGDLGPETSLLLGDILATGYQGAVRLGSGVLNHVGVIGFGPVGMMAWQVLKRMRYERVTVFETDPGRRHYASQLGADVINPAEGAQLQEWLINQPGGGIDGVVEAVGGASAQQLAFNLVRAGGIISSVGVHTQPQFSFSPVDAYDKNITYHSGRCSARQHIPDLLQLLDAGWELISPFTDVFALSDGAAAYQRFAQRTPGCMKVLLKP, from the coding sequence ATGCGGGCGCTTACACTTCACCGGCCCGAAGACATTCATTTTGAGAGCGTCCCCGATCCGGAAATACTGGATCCGGGTGATGTGATCGTTCAGGTAACCGATACGGCCATTTGTGGTTCAGACCTGCATGTCTATTTCGGCAGAGAAAAAGGTCTTGATGCCGGTACGACCATGGGACATGAGTTTACCGGCATTATTGTAGCCCGAGGCAAGGGTGTCACCACCCTGCGGGAAGGTATGCGCGTGATCAGTCCATTCACGACGAGCTGCGGGACCTGTTATTATTGCCGCATTGGCCTGACCGCCCGGTGTACACGAGGACAGTTATTTGGTTGGGTAGCAGCAGGGAATGGATTACAGGGAGGACAGGCCGAATTGGTTCGGGTTCCACTGGCAGAATCCACCCTGATCCCGGTTCCCGGCGATCTTGGTCCTGAAACATCTTTGTTGCTTGGTGATATCCTGGCTACCGGCTATCAGGGTGCCGTCCGTCTGGGATCCGGGGTATTAAACCATGTAGGCGTCATCGGTTTCGGCCCGGTGGGCATGATGGCGTGGCAGGTCCTGAAGCGAATGCGTTACGAGCGGGTTACGGTATTTGAGACCGATCCGGGACGTCGCCACTATGCTTCCCAGCTTGGAGCGGATGTCATCAATCCGGCGGAGGGAGCGCAGCTGCAAGAATGGCTCATAAACCAGCCGGGAGGAGGAATTGACGGTGTCGTTGAAGCCGTAGGTGGAGCTTCTGCCCAGCAGCTGGCATTTAATCTGGTGCGGGCAGGTGGTATCATCTCCAGTGTGGGGGTACATACACAACCGCAATTTAGTTTTAGCCCGGTTGACGCTTACGATAAAAACATCACGTATCATTCCGGACGCTGTTCGGCGAGGCAACACATTCCGGATCTGTTACAATTGCTGGATGCCGGGTGGGAGCTGATCAGTCCATTTACCGATGTGTTTGCGCTGTCTGATGGTGCTGCGGCCTATCAGCGTTTTGCCCAGCGGACACCGGGATGCATGAAGGTCTTGCTCAAACCCTAG
- the uvrA gene encoding excinuclease ABC subunit UvrA, with protein sequence MKPHLLEETFLVTDIETPQEIHIKGARSNNLKDIEVRIPKDLLVVVTGMSGSGKSSLIMDTLYAEGQRRYVESLSSYARQFMMRMKKPDVDFIKGICPAIAIEQRVSTQNPRSTVGTMTEIYDYLRLLFARIGKTYSPVTGEEVKKHQISDVVDFILEQPEETKVVILAPLQNKYLDRTLRHELSLLMQKGFTRIFHQDDIIRVDQFLEEAHEELDLTLDEIEPQQYMILVDRIVVKYNDDDLNSRLADSVQTAFYESEGDCWIKIGENIHPFNNRFELDGESFLEPTPQLFNYNNSYGACPTCEGYGKVMGIDEEKVIPDPSKSVYEGAVACWSGEKSSRWLDRFIDHVDDDFPIHRPYQDLTAKQKELLWEGNTRVQGIHDFFHELEENLYKIQNRVLLARYRGKTTCHTCKGARLRKEALYILVAGKNIHDLVMMPIDQLVAFFTSHTWFDREIKIARRILLEIESRLKIMDQIGLGYLTLDRLAATLSGGETQRIHLTRTLGSNLTNSLYILDEPSIGLHPKDTEKLVEVLKSLRDLGNTVVVVEHEEEVIRNADYILDIGPEAGIHGGEVVFAGPYREFLNKAPNSLTAQYLTGKMQIALPNRRRHSANKITIKGARHHNLKNIDVTIPLQSLTVVSGVSGSGKTTLIKHILHPALVRQFGEPIPSNPGRHGSIEGDLQVIHQVELINQNPIGKSSRSNPITYVKAYDSIRNLMSKQPLSKMRGFKPGHFSFNTDGGRCDTCKGEGEIIVEMQFLADVRLTCEDCKGQRFKQEVLDVEYKGKNIFDILELSIEEALVFFASQKDIVNKIQPLADVGLGYVKLGQSSSTLSGGEAQRVKLASYLNKDQSNQSILFIFDEPTTGLHFHDINKLLYALNALVENGHTVVVVEHNLEVIKTADWLIDLGPGGGIDGGYLVYQGPPEGILEVESSHTGRFLSEKLLT encoded by the coding sequence ATGAAACCGCATCTACTGGAGGAAACTTTTTTAGTCACAGACATTGAAACACCCCAGGAAATCCACATCAAAGGCGCGCGATCCAATAACCTAAAGGACATAGAAGTACGCATACCCAAGGATCTGCTGGTTGTCGTAACGGGTATGTCGGGATCGGGAAAGAGCTCGCTGATCATGGATACCCTCTATGCCGAAGGGCAACGACGCTATGTCGAAAGCCTCTCATCTTATGCCCGGCAGTTCATGATGCGGATGAAAAAGCCGGATGTGGACTTCATAAAGGGTATTTGTCCGGCAATTGCCATCGAACAACGGGTGAGTACTCAAAATCCCCGGTCCACCGTAGGTACCATGACCGAGATTTACGATTACCTGCGATTGTTGTTTGCCCGCATCGGTAAAACCTATTCACCGGTCACCGGCGAAGAGGTCAAAAAACATCAGATCTCCGATGTAGTGGATTTCATTCTGGAACAGCCCGAAGAGACGAAGGTGGTCATCCTGGCACCATTGCAAAATAAATACCTGGATCGTACCCTCCGCCATGAGTTGTCGCTCCTGATGCAAAAAGGATTCACCCGGATCTTCCATCAGGACGACATCATCCGCGTAGATCAGTTTCTCGAAGAAGCCCACGAAGAACTGGATCTGACACTGGATGAAATAGAGCCCCAGCAATACATGATCCTGGTCGACCGGATTGTCGTAAAATACAACGACGATGACTTGAACAGCCGATTGGCAGACTCCGTTCAAACCGCTTTTTACGAAAGTGAAGGCGACTGCTGGATCAAAATCGGTGAAAACATCCACCCTTTCAACAATCGGTTTGAGCTGGATGGAGAATCCTTCCTCGAACCGACACCGCAACTTTTTAATTACAACAACAGCTACGGAGCCTGCCCCACCTGCGAGGGTTACGGCAAGGTGATGGGTATCGACGAAGAAAAAGTCATTCCTGATCCGTCAAAATCCGTTTACGAAGGAGCGGTAGCTTGCTGGTCCGGAGAAAAGTCCTCCCGCTGGCTGGACCGGTTCATCGATCATGTAGATGATGACTTTCCGATCCATCGTCCCTACCAGGATCTGACTGCCAAACAAAAGGAGTTGCTGTGGGAAGGGAATACCCGGGTCCAGGGCATTCACGATTTCTTTCACGAGTTGGAGGAAAACCTGTATAAAATTCAAAACCGGGTATTGTTGGCCCGCTACCGCGGCAAGACGACCTGTCATACCTGTAAAGGAGCGCGTTTGCGCAAAGAAGCCCTGTATATTCTGGTGGCAGGCAAGAATATCCATGACCTGGTGATGATGCCCATTGATCAATTAGTGGCATTTTTCACTTCCCATACCTGGTTCGACCGTGAAATCAAAATAGCCCGCCGCATCCTTCTGGAAATAGAAAGCCGGTTGAAGATCATGGATCAGATCGGCCTGGGCTACCTCACACTGGACCGCCTTGCCGCTACCCTGAGTGGCGGTGAGACACAAAGGATCCACCTCACGCGAACCCTGGGAAGCAATCTGACCAACTCGCTGTACATCCTCGACGAACCCAGCATTGGCCTTCATCCGAAAGACACCGAAAAACTGGTTGAGGTATTAAAATCACTGCGCGATCTGGGGAACACTGTGGTTGTGGTGGAGCACGAAGAAGAAGTTATCCGCAATGCCGACTACATCCTGGATATTGGTCCGGAGGCAGGCATTCATGGAGGCGAGGTGGTATTCGCCGGACCCTACCGGGAGTTTCTCAACAAAGCTCCGAATAGCCTTACGGCACAATACCTTACCGGTAAAATGCAGATCGCACTGCCCAATCGCCGACGCCATTCTGCCAATAAGATTACCATTAAAGGTGCCCGCCATCACAATCTGAAAAACATCGATGTCACGATTCCGCTACAGAGCCTGACCGTAGTCAGTGGCGTATCCGGTTCGGGAAAAACGACACTGATCAAGCATATCCTTCATCCAGCTCTGGTTCGCCAGTTCGGTGAGCCTATCCCTTCCAATCCAGGCCGTCATGGCAGCATAGAAGGTGATCTGCAGGTCATTCATCAGGTGGAGTTGATCAATCAAAATCCCATTGGCAAATCATCCAGATCCAATCCAATCACCTACGTTAAAGCTTACGACTCCATCCGTAATCTGATGTCCAAGCAACCGTTATCAAAGATGCGCGGATTTAAACCGGGACATTTTTCTTTTAATACCGATGGAGGCCGCTGCGATACCTGCAAAGGGGAAGGTGAGATCATCGTGGAGATGCAATTTCTGGCTGATGTCCGGCTTACCTGTGAGGATTGCAAAGGACAACGATTCAAGCAAGAGGTACTGGATGTGGAATACAAGGGTAAAAACATCTTTGATATTCTTGAGCTGAGTATTGAGGAGGCATTGGTATTCTTTGCTTCCCAAAAGGATATTGTCAATAAAATCCAGCCCCTGGCTGACGTAGGACTTGGCTATGTTAAACTGGGCCAATCCTCAAGCACCTTATCCGGAGGCGAGGCGCAACGGGTCAAACTGGCCTCCTATCTGAATAAAGATCAATCCAACCAGTCGATACTTTTCATTTTTGATGAGCCTACGACCGGATTGCATTTTCATGACATCAATAAATTGTTGTATGCCCTGAATGCTCTGGTAGAAAATGGCCATACGGTCGTGGTCGTAGAGCACAACCTTGAAGTGATCAAAACCGCAGACTGGCTGATCGACCTGGGACCTGGCGGTGGTATTGATGGCGGTTACCTGGTTTATCAGGGTCCGCCGGAAGGCATCCTGGAGGTTGAGTCTTCACATACCGGAAGGTTTCTGAGTGAAAAGTTATTAACTTAA
- a CDS encoding glycosyltransferase family 4 protein, with translation MILGFDAKRLFHNTSGLGNYSRTLLRDLSTHHPENAYHLFSPSISHHPWSRPFLISPFQTHYPARKTWWWRSFSLPSSFPAELQLYHGLSHELPFTIDRSNVKKVVTIHDLIYRHFPQDFPLPDRITYERKVQYALKNADQIVAISEHTRQDILTHFPVSPERIRVIHQSVLPIFRNTPSTEAVAAMRSQYQLPEIYLLYVGALSHRKNALLVLQALHVNRKLDIPLVIVGKGKQYERKCREYANTHGLQGQVIWLGHIAPDQVPLIMKGASAVIYPSLYEGFGLPVLESIVLDVPVITTRESSLPEAGGELAHYVSGRDPGELAEATLYALNAKPDPDYDEQKRKHLARFDPAGVADQWNHLYRQVIDDNY, from the coding sequence ATGATCCTTGGTTTTGATGCCAAACGTTTGTTTCACAATACCAGCGGTCTGGGTAACTACAGCCGGACATTGCTCCGTGATCTGAGCACCCATCATCCGGAGAACGCCTATCATTTATTTTCACCTTCCATATCACATCATCCCTGGTCCCGGCCTTTTTTAATTTCTCCGTTCCAAACGCATTATCCGGCCAGGAAGACCTGGTGGTGGAGATCGTTTTCGCTGCCGTCGAGTTTTCCTGCGGAATTGCAGTTGTACCACGGGCTGAGCCATGAACTGCCATTTACCATCGACCGGAGTAATGTCAAAAAAGTAGTTACCATCCACGATCTGATCTACCGGCATTTCCCTCAGGATTTTCCATTGCCTGACCGGATCACCTATGAACGAAAAGTGCAGTATGCATTGAAAAATGCCGACCAGATCGTAGCCATCAGCGAGCATACAAGGCAGGATATCCTCACCCATTTCCCGGTATCTCCGGAACGCATCCGGGTTATCCATCAGTCCGTCCTCCCTATCTTCAGGAATACCCCTTCCACGGAAGCTGTAGCAGCAATGCGTTCACAATACCAACTGCCGGAAATATACCTGCTTTATGTAGGGGCGCTTTCCCATCGCAAAAATGCCCTGCTGGTCCTCCAGGCATTGCATGTTAACCGCAAGCTGGATATCCCACTGGTCATCGTGGGCAAAGGAAAACAATACGAACGCAAATGCCGTGAATACGCTAACACTCATGGGTTACAAGGGCAGGTGATCTGGCTGGGGCACATAGCCCCCGATCAGGTTCCCCTCATCATGAAGGGCGCGTCGGCGGTGATCTATCCTTCCCTCTATGAAGGATTTGGGCTTCCGGTACTGGAAAGCATTGTACTTGATGTTCCTGTCATCACCACCCGTGAGAGTTCATTACCGGAGGCAGGAGGAGAGCTGGCCCATTATGTCAGTGGCAGGGACCCTGGTGAACTCGCCGAGGCAACCTTGTATGCCCTGAATGCAAAACCGGATCCTGATTACGATGAACAGAAAAGGAAACACCTCGCCCGGTTTGATCCCGCCGGAGTCGCTGATCAATGGAACCATCTTTACCGGCAGGTAATTGACGATAACTACTGA
- a CDS encoding sigma-70 family RNA polymerase sigma factor, producing MKVLPMSDQELINCYLEGDEKAFETLLNRHKTKIYTSIYLFVKDSEQAEDIFQEVFIKIIDTIRRGKYNHEGKFLQWAMRISYNMCVDQFRRSKRRTNVSLSDEFDIFDVIPASDSNMEQSMIQTQTNDKVRKLIDLLPDEQREVVILRHYADMSFKEIASLTRVSINTALGRMRYALINLRKLIEEKELILQ from the coding sequence ATGAAGGTATTACCGATGAGTGATCAAGAATTGATTAATTGCTACTTAGAAGGTGACGAGAAGGCTTTCGAGACTCTCCTTAACAGACACAAGACCAAAATTTACACGTCGATTTACCTGTTCGTGAAAGATTCTGAGCAAGCCGAAGATATCTTTCAGGAAGTGTTTATCAAGATCATTGATACCATTCGTAGAGGTAAATACAACCACGAAGGTAAATTCCTGCAGTGGGCAATGCGTATCTCGTACAACATGTGCGTGGATCAATTCAGAAGATCCAAGCGGAGAACCAATGTTTCACTGTCAGACGAATTTGACATTTTTGACGTAATACCTGCAAGCGATTCCAACATGGAACAGAGCATGATCCAGACGCAGACCAATGATAAGGTGCGTAAGTTGATCGATCTGTTACCTGATGAGCAAAGGGAAGTGGTCATCTTACGCCACTATGCAGACATGAGTTTTAAGGAGATCGCCTCATTGACCCGGGTAAGTATCAACACAGCCCTGGGCCGGATGCGCTATGCACTGATCAACTTGCGCAAGTTGATCGAAGAAAAAGAACTGATCCTCCAGTAA
- a CDS encoding adenosylhomocysteinase, with amino-acid sequence MQTIEQKPAYKVKDLNLAGWGRKEIELAEAEMPGLISLREEFGSSKPLTGARIAGCLHMTIQTAVLIETLVELGAEVSWSSCNIFSTQDHAAAAIAATGVPVFAWKGMTEEEYEWCIEQTLFAFKDGKPLNMILDDGGDLTNVVLDRYPELVRNVRGISEETTTGVHRLYEREKKGTLSMPAINVNDSVTKSKFDNKYGCRESAVDAIRRATDIMMAGKVAVVAGYGDVGKGTAASLRGAGCRVIVTEIDPICALQAAMDGYEVKKMVNAAPEANIIITATGCKKVLAEEHFRLLKDKTIVCNIGHFDNELDMAWLNKNYGKTKDTIKPQVDKYTIDGNDIIVLAEGRLVNLGCATGHPSFVMSNSFTNQVLAQIELWKHHDQYENKVYTLPKHLDEKVANLHLAKIGVELDVLSPDQAEYIGVTPEGPFKPDYYRY; translated from the coding sequence ATGCAAACTATAGAACAAAAACCGGCTTACAAAGTAAAAGACCTGAACCTGGCAGGCTGGGGTCGCAAAGAGATAGAACTTGCTGAAGCCGAGATGCCCGGACTGATTTCGCTCAGAGAGGAATTTGGTTCGAGCAAACCACTGACTGGGGCACGCATCGCCGGCTGCCTGCATATGACCATTCAAACTGCCGTACTCATCGAGACCCTCGTTGAACTGGGCGCGGAAGTAAGCTGGTCATCCTGCAATATTTTCAGCACTCAGGATCATGCCGCTGCCGCCATTGCTGCAACCGGCGTTCCTGTCTTTGCCTGGAAAGGCATGACCGAAGAAGAATACGAGTGGTGTATCGAGCAAACCCTGTTTGCCTTCAAAGACGGCAAGCCGCTCAATATGATCCTTGATGATGGAGGAGACCTGACCAATGTCGTTCTTGACCGCTATCCCGAATTGGTACGGAATGTCCGCGGCATCAGCGAGGAAACCACCACCGGCGTACATCGCCTGTATGAGCGTGAAAAGAAAGGAACCCTGTCCATGCCTGCTATCAACGTAAACGACAGTGTAACCAAGTCGAAATTTGACAACAAATACGGATGCCGGGAAAGTGCGGTGGATGCCATCCGCAGGGCAACGGACATCATGATGGCCGGGAAAGTAGCCGTTGTTGCAGGATATGGCGATGTCGGCAAAGGTACCGCCGCTTCACTTCGTGGCGCCGGATGCCGGGTTATCGTCACCGAAATTGACCCGATCTGTGCACTACAGGCAGCAATGGACGGTTATGAAGTCAAGAAAATGGTCAACGCAGCACCGGAAGCCAACATCATCATCACCGCCACTGGTTGCAAAAAAGTGCTGGCCGAAGAACACTTCCGCCTGCTGAAAGACAAAACCATCGTGTGTAACATCGGTCATTTTGATAACGAACTGGATATGGCCTGGTTGAACAAAAACTACGGCAAGACCAAAGATACCATCAAACCACAGGTGGATAAATACACCATTGACGGAAATGATATCATCGTACTTGCTGAAGGTCGTCTGGTGAACCTGGGCTGCGCCACCGGCCACCCCAGTTTTGTGATGTCCAATTCCTTTACCAATCAGGTACTGGCTCAGATCGAATTGTGGAAACATCACGATCAGTATGAGAATAAGGTGTACACCCTACCAAAACATCTGGACGAAAAAGTAGCCAACCTACACCTCGCTAAAATCGGGGTTGAATTGGACGTGCTCAGTCCGGACCAGGCAGAATACATCGGGGTAACTCCGGAAGGTCCCTTTAAACCGGATTATTACCGCTATTGA
- a CDS encoding MBL fold metallo-hydrolase — translation MKRRSFLVQGALATMVPTLGRATWLRSLFAEYQMRPLRENVGVFTESGGTILWYVTEDHIAVVDTQFPEPAAHVIAEIKKMQDRPIDLLINTHHHGDHTSGNITFKDLAAKLVAHENSKANQQRVAEENGKMDQQWLPTETFTTNWETSLGDENIQMYYFGPGHTNGDAMIHFTNANIVHMGDLVFNRRFPFIDKSAGASISNWISVLDNALDTFDRDTLFVFGHSGEDYDITGKKEELQAMQGYLSALLSFMEKEIAAGKSKDEIAQATEIPGAPEWKGSGLSRSIDAAWIELVEKK, via the coding sequence ATGAAACGGAGATCATTTTTAGTTCAGGGGGCTTTGGCAACAATGGTGCCTACCCTGGGTCGCGCAACCTGGTTGCGTTCCCTATTTGCAGAATATCAGATGCGTCCGTTGAGAGAAAACGTTGGCGTATTTACCGAAAGCGGCGGAACCATCCTGTGGTATGTAACTGAAGATCATATCGCAGTTGTGGATACGCAATTCCCTGAACCAGCCGCCCATGTGATCGCTGAAATCAAAAAAATGCAGGATCGCCCGATCGATCTGCTGATCAATACCCACCACCACGGTGACCACACCAGTGGCAACATCACCTTCAAAGATCTGGCTGCAAAACTGGTGGCGCATGAAAATTCCAAAGCCAACCAACAACGAGTGGCGGAAGAGAATGGTAAAATGGATCAGCAATGGCTTCCTACCGAAACCTTCACCACCAACTGGGAAACCAGTCTCGGAGATGAAAATATCCAGATGTATTATTTCGGTCCCGGTCACACCAATGGCGATGCCATGATCCACTTTACGAATGCCAATATCGTCCATATGGGTGATCTGGTCTTCAATCGCAGATTTCCATTCATTGACAAATCCGCTGGAGCATCGATCTCAAACTGGATTTCGGTGCTGGACAATGCCCTTGATACTTTTGATCGCGACACTCTTTTCGTTTTTGGTCACTCCGGCGAGGATTACGATATAACCGGAAAAAAGGAAGAGCTGCAAGCCATGCAAGGTTATCTCTCCGCTTTGCTGAGTTTCATGGAAAAAGAAATCGCTGCCGGCAAATCCAAAGATGAGATCGCCCAGGCAACAGAAATTCCCGGTGCTCCGGAATGGAAAGGCAGTGGTTTAAGCCGCAGTATTGATGCAGCCTGGATCGAACTGGTCGAAAAGAAATAA
- a CDS encoding DUF2911 domain-containing protein, whose translation MKKLVFLFALALMAYLTPAQAQDKAMPSPTSKVEQKAGTTDITIEYSRPGVKDRTIFAADGLVPYGKLWRTGANSATKITFSKDVMVEGKSLPAGSYAILTSPTASQWTVNFYKYNESGFNAYMEKTPDLSVMVKPEMMNVSCESFLITLNDLRDNSATLQFIWDKTVVPVQLGLK comes from the coding sequence ATGAAGAAATTAGTCTTTCTATTTGCCCTGGCCCTGATGGCCTATCTCACACCGGCTCAAGCGCAGGACAAGGCAATGCCCAGTCCGACTTCTAAAGTAGAGCAGAAGGCCGGAACCACCGATATCACCATCGAATATTCACGTCCCGGAGTTAAAGACCGGACGATATTTGCTGCTGATGGACTGGTACCTTATGGTAAGCTGTGGCGTACCGGTGCCAATAGCGCCACCAAGATCACTTTCAGCAAAGATGTGATGGTTGAAGGCAAATCTTTGCCGGCTGGATCCTATGCAATCCTGACCAGCCCGACAGCTTCTCAGTGGACCGTCAATTTCTACAAGTACAATGAAAGCGGATTCAACGCTTACATGGAAAAGACTCCGGATTTAAGTGTCATGGTAAAACCGGAAATGATGAATGTCTCCTGCGAAAGTTTCCTGATTACCTTGAATGATTTGCGGGATAATTCAGCAACCCTGCAGTTTATCTGGGACAAAACAGTCGTTCCGGTGCAGTTGGGGTTAAAATAA